A portion of the Vicia villosa cultivar HV-30 ecotype Madison, WI unplaced genomic scaffold, Vvil1.0 ctg.000320F_1_1, whole genome shotgun sequence genome contains these proteins:
- the LOC131626738 gene encoding inactive TPR repeat-containing thioredoxin TTL3-like: protein MQHQGFDSLRRDHTKHDSSNTAPKLPHDGKTFSRSEEFATTAKNSKPGHRRSASTGSPLIYSGGVNSSGSSPTLPPTGNICPSGKILRPGLPSPGPNRTDVLGSGTVNYGHGSIVRGASSVKSAMRCSDPEEVKRAGNEMYRNGKFAEALVLYDRAVALSPGNAVCRSNRAAALMEMGRLSEAVVDCEEAVKLDPAYARAHKRLASLYLRFGQVENSRRHLRIAGGVQDDRSEENNLLLLEQHLNQCEVERKNGEWKRVIRKVDEAVAAGADFCPQLVACKAEAYMKLREFEDAKSCLSKIPQLEGCPPACSQAKFFGMVGETFVHFVTAQVEMALGRFENAVSAAEKASVSGNNNVEVTKIVNAVRMVARARSRGNDLFRASKYSEACKAYGEGLLYDNSNYVLYCNRAICWHKLGKWENSVQDCNQALNIRPNYTKALLRRATSNAKLERWDEVVRDYRVLKQELPNDNEVAENLGQALVALEKSRKVVNGSTKLGVEVEEMTTLDKLKAAIAFTGVSVVYFKELSNELCEEISPFINTLCVRYPSVKFIKVDVEECITIAKAESIKSVPTFKIYKNGEKVKEMIRPNHQFLEDSIRRSNSL, encoded by the exons atgcaaCACCAAGGCTTCGATTCTCTGCGTCGCGACCACACTAAGCATGATTCTTCCAACACCGCTCCCAAACTTCCTCACGACGGCAAAACCTTCAGCCGTTCAGAAGAATTCGCCACCACGGCCAAGAACTCTAAGCCCGGTCATCGGAGATCGGCATCCACCGGATCTCCGTTGATATACTCCGGCGGAGTAAACAGTTCCGGTTCAAGTCCAACTTTACCACCAACCGGAAACATATGTCCCTCCGGGAAGATCCTCAGACCGGGTTTACCCTCTCCTGGACCGAACCGGACCGATGTTTTGGGTTCAGGAACGGTGAACTACGGCCATGGGAGTATAGTGCGTGGTGCATCGTCGGTGAAGAGTGCGATGAGGTGTTCTGATCCTGAGGAAGTGAAGAGAGCTGGGAATGAGATGTATAGGAATGGGAAATTCGCGGAGGCTTTGGTGTTGTATGATCGGGCTGTTGCTTTGTCGCCGGGGAATGCTGTTTGCCGGAGTAATCGTGCGGCGGCGCTTATGGAGATGGGGAGGTTGAGTGAGGCTGTGGTGGATTGTGAAGAGGCTGTGAAGTTGGATCCTGCTTATGCTAGGGCTCACAAGAGACTTGCTTCTCTTTATCTCCG GTTTGGACAGGTTGAGAATTCGCGGCGCCACCTGCGTATTGCTGGCGGCGTGCAGGATGATCGATCGGAAGAGAATAATCTGTTATTATTGGAACAGCATTTGAACCAGTGTGAGGTTGAGCGGAAGAATGGTGAATGGAAAAGGGTAATCCGGAAAGTAGATGAAGCTGTTGCGGCCGGAGCTGATTTCTGTCCACAG CTTGTGGCTTGTAAAGCGGAAGCTTATATGAAGCTTCGTGAATTCGAGGATGCTAAGTCGTGTCTTTCGAAGATTCCTCAGTTGGAAGGTTGTCCTCCAGCGTGTTCTCAAGCCAAGTTCTTCGGTATGGTTGGTGAAACCTTTGTGCATTTTGTCACGGCGCAGGTTGAGATGGCTTTGGGAAG GTTTGAGAATGCTGTTTCCGCAGCTGAAAAGGCAAGTGTATCAGGTAATAATAATGTCGAGGTTACTAAGATTGTAAATGCCGTGAGAATGGTGGCGAGGGCGCGTTCAAGAGGCAATGATCTTTTCCGCGCTAGCAAATATTCTGAAGCTTGTAAAGCATATGGAGAAGGACTATTATATGACAATTCCAACTATGTTCTATATTGCAATAGAGCTATTTGTTGGCATAAACTTGGGAAGTGGGAAAATTCAGTTCAAGACTGCAACCAAGCACTAAATATTCGTCCAAATTACACCAAGGCCCTTTTACGCAGGGCCACGTCCAATGCAAAG CTTGAAAGATGGGATGAAGTTGTCAGAGATTACCGGGTCTTGAAACAGGAACTCCCTAATGACAACGAAGTAGCTGAAAATCTCGGTCAGGCTCTAGTCGCATTAGAAAAATCCCGCAAAGTAGTAAATGGTAGTACTAAGTTAGGAGTTGAAGTTGAAGAAATGACTACGTTAGACAAACTAAAAGCGGCTATTGCTTTCACGG GTGTTTCCGTAGTTTATTTCAAAGAGTTATCAAATGAACTATGTGAAGAGATATCTCCATTCATCAATACATTATGCGTTAGATATCCTTCTGTTAAATTTATCAAG GTGGACGTCGAGGAGTGTATAACAATAGCAAAAGCAGAAAGCATAAAAAGTGTTCCAACTTTTAAGATATACAAAAACGGAGAGAAGGTGAAGGAGATGATTCGCCCGAACCATCAATTCTTAGAAGACTCGATAAGGAGAAGTAATAGTCTATAG